The following coding sequences are from one Candidatus Anaeroferrophillus wilburensis window:
- a CDS encoding SIS domain-containing protein yields the protein MPLQHIDSLLQDFHHLATVFFQENNQTIRQLIKVMVQALEGGQKLIFFGNGGSAAQAQHLAAEFVNRFLIDRQPLAALALTCDSSVVTSIANDYRFDDIFLRQLQALGRPGDVAVGLSTSGTSVNVTRALEYAGKHQLITAGFLGNDGGTCKQACDYPLVVNSSDTPRIQEVHLLLGHLLCEVVEREVCTRTC from the coding sequence ATGCCTCTCCAACACATCGATTCCCTGCTGCAGGATTTCCATCACCTTGCCACCGTCTTTTTCCAGGAGAACAACCAGACGATCAGGCAACTGATCAAGGTCATGGTCCAGGCCCTGGAAGGAGGACAGAAGCTTATCTTTTTCGGCAACGGCGGCAGTGCTGCCCAAGCCCAACATCTGGCAGCAGAATTTGTCAATCGCTTTCTCATTGACCGGCAGCCTCTGGCAGCCCTGGCCTTGACCTGTGATTCATCGGTGGTTACCTCAATCGCCAACGATTACCGTTTTGACGACATTTTTCTCCGCCAACTGCAGGCCCTTGGCCGGCCCGGCGATGTTGCCGTTGGCCTGAGCACCAGCGGCACCTCGGTAAACGTCACCCGCGCCCTGGAATATGCCGGGAAACACCAGCTGATCACCGCCGGCTTCCTCGGCAATGACGGCGGCACCTGCAAACAGGCATGTGACTACCCACTAGTGGTCAACTCGTCGGACACCCCCAGAATTCAGGAAGTTCACCTGCTTCTCGGACATCTCCTCTGTGAGGTGGTGGAACGGGAAGTCTGCACCAGAACCTGTTGA
- the proC gene encoding pyrroline-5-carboxylate reductase → MKLSTFNLGIIGTGNMGRAMIKGLLANDDCPRICVYDISAASRKEVEQLFSGALSLASNNNDLASRSDIIILAVKPQVIKEVLAEIAGHLQTKQLLISIVAGVPLAAIEDVVGRRAPVIRVMPNTPALVQRGVSALAAGSSVNEEQQQLAAAIFSRVGKIVNVPEHLMDAVTAVSGSGPAYAFLVIEAMIDAAVNQGLPRDIARTLVIETFSGACAMLQATGQQPMALKDMVTSPGGTTIAGLAELEKQGVRAAFFKAISAACERAHELGSKQ, encoded by the coding sequence ATGAAGCTTTCCACCTTCAACCTCGGCATCATCGGTACCGGCAACATGGGACGGGCCATGATCAAGGGCCTGCTGGCCAACGATGATTGCCCGCGAATCTGCGTTTATGATATCTCGGCAGCCAGTCGCAAAGAAGTGGAACAACTGTTTTCCGGTGCCCTCTCGCTGGCCAGTAATAACAACGACCTGGCAAGCAGGAGTGACATCATTATACTGGCAGTCAAACCGCAGGTCATCAAGGAGGTGTTGGCTGAAATTGCCGGCCATCTGCAGACCAAGCAGCTGCTGATCTCCATCGTAGCCGGCGTTCCCCTGGCGGCCATCGAAGATGTTGTTGGCCGCCGGGCACCGGTTATCAGGGTGATGCCCAACACCCCGGCACTGGTCCAGCGGGGAGTTTCCGCCCTAGCCGCCGGCTCCAGCGTCAACGAAGAACAACAGCAGCTGGCTGCCGCAATTTTTTCCCGGGTGGGAAAAATCGTCAACGTCCCGGAACATCTCATGGATGCGGTTACCGCCGTTTCCGGCAGCGGCCCGGCCTATGCTTTTCTGGTCATCGAAGCGATGATCGACGCAGCCGTCAACCAGGGATTACCCCGGGATATAGCCAGGACGCTGGTCATCGAAACCTTCAGCGGCGCTTGTGCCATGTTGCAGGCCACCGGCCAGCAGCCCATGGCTTTGAAAGATATGGTTACCTCGCCGGGCGGCACCACTATTGCGGGCCTGGCTGAGCTGGAAAAGCAGGGCGTGAGAGCAGCCTTTTTTAAAGCCATCAGTGCCGCTTGCGAGCGGGCTCATGAACTGGGAAGCAAGCAGTAA